The following coding sequences are from one Hymenobacter sp. DG25A window:
- a CDS encoding response regulator transcription factor — protein MKILLVEDEPKVAAFLYKGLSEQTHTVDVAMDGLQGLHKAFEGQYDLIILDQMLPGLNGLDVCRRIRAENTRVPILMLTALGETDDKIRGLDAGADDYLVKPFAFQELLARIRALTRRGHEGPAAEAVLRLADLTLDSTRKIVTRGGQLIQLTAREFALLHFLLRNQGRVVSRVDILEQVWETSFDTGSNVIDVYINFLRKKIDKDFSPKLIHTLVGMGYVLKED, from the coding sequence ATGAAGATTCTGCTGGTAGAAGACGAGCCCAAAGTGGCAGCCTTTCTGTATAAAGGTCTCAGTGAGCAAACGCATACCGTAGATGTAGCCATGGATGGGCTGCAGGGCCTGCATAAGGCCTTTGAGGGGCAGTACGACCTGATTATTCTGGACCAGATGCTGCCCGGCCTGAACGGGCTGGATGTCTGCCGGCGCATCCGGGCCGAGAATACCCGCGTGCCCATTCTCATGCTCACGGCTCTGGGCGAAACCGATGATAAAATCCGGGGCCTGGATGCCGGCGCCGATGACTACCTGGTAAAGCCCTTTGCTTTTCAGGAGCTGCTGGCGCGCATTAGGGCCCTCACGCGGCGCGGGCACGAGGGCCCGGCGGCCGAAGCCGTGCTGCGGCTGGCCGACTTAACCCTGGACTCCACGCGCAAAATCGTGACCCGGGGCGGGCAGCTGATTCAGCTCACGGCCCGGGAGTTTGCCCTGCTGCATTTTCTGCTGCGCAACCAGGGCCGCGTGGTGTCCCGCGTTGATATTCTGGAGCAGGTCTGGGAAACGTCTTTCGATACCGGTTCCAATGTTATTGATGTCTACATCAACTTTCTGCGCAAGAAGATTGATAAGGACTTTTCCCCCAAGCTCATTCACACCTTGGTGGGTATGGGCTATGTGTTGAAGGAAGATTAA
- a CDS encoding carbonic anhydrase, giving the protein MKGIEPILENNRKWVDAKRQSDPQYFERLADGQQPRYLFIGCSDSRVPASAITGTGPGEMFVHRNIANMVVHTDLNLLSVLQYAVEVLGVQDIMVVGHYGCGGVAAAASDKQYGLIDNWLTNIRDVIRVHETEFLRIKDEDERLRRLVELNVVEQVRNLAKTSIIQNALKGDNPPRLHGLVYDIREGLLKDLQVDDNMIKDLDHIYGTKSADQVQEEKQSTEPHAPVAEKGAEQPAAKNGKAKAEQEATLHKVL; this is encoded by the coding sequence ATGAAAGGTATCGAGCCAATTCTGGAAAACAACCGCAAGTGGGTGGACGCAAAGCGCCAATCCGATCCGCAATACTTTGAAAGACTGGCCGACGGGCAGCAGCCCCGCTACCTGTTCATTGGCTGCTCCGATTCGCGGGTGCCGGCCTCGGCCATCACCGGCACCGGCCCAGGCGAGATGTTCGTGCACCGCAACATTGCCAACATGGTGGTGCACACCGATTTAAACCTGCTTTCTGTGCTGCAGTACGCCGTAGAGGTGCTGGGCGTGCAGGATATTATGGTGGTGGGCCACTATGGCTGCGGGGGCGTGGCCGCCGCCGCTTCCGACAAGCAGTACGGCCTCATCGATAACTGGCTTACCAACATCCGCGACGTTATCCGGGTACACGAAACCGAGTTCCTACGCATTAAGGACGAAGACGAGCGTCTGCGCCGCCTGGTAGAGCTAAACGTTGTGGAGCAGGTGCGCAACCTGGCCAAAACCAGCATCATCCAGAATGCCCTGAAAGGCGACAACCCGCCCCGCCTGCACGGCCTGGTGTACGACATCCGCGAAGGCCTGCTCAAAGACCTGCAGGTAGACGATAATATGATCAAGGACCTGGACCATATCTACGGCACCAAGTCGGCTGACCAGGTACAAGAGGAAAAGCAGAGCACGGAACCGCATGCTCCCGTGGCTGAAAAAGGTGCCGAGCAACCTGCCGCTAAAAACGGCAAGGCAAAGGCTGAACAGGAAGCCACGCTGCATAAAGTTTTGTAG
- a CDS encoding RNA polymerase sigma factor: MAESINALVEGCRKNQPAAQRALYERLGYQLMGVCMRYCSSRAEAEDALQVTFVKIFTRLEQFRGQGPFEAWARRIAVTTAINSYQQNRQQHVPLDAAEVTELAHADGTPFDQLSAEDLVRMIHQLPLGYRTVLNLYAIEGYSHAEISELLGISEGTSKSQLSRARRLLEERLLVSTSSSNYND, from the coding sequence ATGGCTGAATCAATAAATGCGCTGGTAGAAGGTTGCCGAAAGAACCAGCCAGCTGCTCAAAGGGCGTTGTATGAGCGCCTGGGTTATCAGTTAATGGGCGTTTGCATGCGTTACTGCTCTTCCCGGGCCGAGGCGGAGGACGCTCTGCAGGTAACGTTTGTCAAGATCTTCACCCGCTTGGAGCAATTCCGTGGGCAAGGGCCATTTGAAGCCTGGGCCCGCCGCATTGCGGTAACTACTGCCATAAACAGCTACCAGCAAAACCGGCAACAGCATGTACCGCTGGATGCCGCCGAAGTAACAGAGCTGGCACATGCCGACGGAACTCCCTTTGACCAGCTTTCGGCAGAGGACTTAGTGCGCATGATTCATCAATTACCCCTGGGATACCGCACAGTGCTGAATCTATATGCTATTGAAGGCTATAGTCACGCAGAAATCAGTGAGTTACTGGGCATCTCGGAAGGTACCAGCAAATCCCAATTGTCGCGAGCCCGCCGCCTGCTAGAGGAGCGGCTGCTTGTTTCAACCTCCTCTTCTAACTACAATGACTGA
- a CDS encoding sensor histidine kinase gives MTIRTRLALQFGVILAITLLLFSVVIYFFTFRARREAFTDNLFDRALVVGHVYADGANRADEASRASYRRYLRQFYRTLPEEQVRVYDGPRVVFREGAGQYQPVAPALLAQVLTQGRVVRREGGYRQTVGLRYHDARQQRTFVVLASSVDADSRHELETLRVILLSGLLVSLVGVGIGGWFFAGQALRPMQRIVQEVDSITASDLHQRLSMADGQDEVSHLAQRFNRLLDRLETAFAGQRTFVRDASHELRTPLTAIIGELEVALLQQERTPEEYRRVLRSLLDAARLLKDLTNGLLQIARASDDPSQISRTQVRFDELLLLAHEEMQRRHPTCRIDLEFGESQPDGRTGPYSVFGNEALLLVAVLNVLENACKFSVGHNQPIVASLTAPPGHVCLEVRDQGMGMSETDRQQVFVPFFRAEAVRNVPGHGIGLPLTSKIMELHGGRIQVESQLGRGTQVWLILPFA, from the coding sequence ATGACCATCCGCACTCGTCTGGCGCTACAGTTCGGCGTTATTCTGGCCATTACACTGCTGTTGTTTTCAGTGGTGATTTACTTTTTCACGTTCCGGGCCCGGCGCGAGGCCTTCACTGATAACCTCTTTGATCGGGCCCTGGTGGTAGGGCACGTGTATGCTGATGGCGCCAACCGGGCCGATGAAGCCAGCCGGGCCTCCTACCGCCGCTACCTGCGGCAGTTCTACCGCACCCTGCCCGAGGAGCAGGTGCGCGTGTATGATGGCCCGCGCGTGGTGTTTCGGGAAGGTGCCGGTCAGTACCAGCCGGTGGCGCCCGCGCTCCTGGCGCAGGTGCTCACCCAAGGCCGCGTAGTGCGCCGCGAAGGCGGGTACCGCCAAACCGTAGGCCTGCGCTACCACGATGCCCGCCAGCAGCGCACATTTGTGGTGCTGGCCTCCTCCGTAGATGCCGATAGCCGACATGAACTGGAAACCCTGCGGGTGATTCTGCTCAGCGGGCTGCTTGTTTCGTTGGTGGGAGTGGGCATTGGCGGGTGGTTTTTTGCCGGGCAGGCCCTGCGCCCCATGCAGCGCATTGTGCAGGAAGTAGATAGTATTACAGCTTCCGACCTGCACCAGCGGCTTTCCATGGCTGATGGGCAGGATGAAGTTTCGCACCTGGCCCAGCGCTTCAACCGCCTCCTCGACCGCCTGGAAACGGCCTTTGCCGGCCAGCGTACCTTCGTGCGCGATGCCTCCCATGAGCTGCGCACTCCGCTTACGGCCATTATTGGCGAGCTGGAAGTGGCCCTGCTGCAGCAGGAGCGCACTCCCGAGGAGTACCGCCGCGTGCTGCGCAGCCTTCTGGATGCCGCTCGCCTGCTGAAAGACCTCACCAATGGCCTGCTGCAGATAGCCCGTGCTTCCGACGACCCCTCCCAGATTTCCCGCACCCAGGTGCGATTTGACGAGCTCTTGCTGCTGGCCCACGAGGAAATGCAGCGCCGCCACCCCACCTGCCGCATTGATCTGGAGTTTGGCGAATCTCAGCCGGATGGCCGCACCGGACCGTATTCTGTGTTTGGCAACGAGGCCCTGCTGCTGGTGGCCGTGCTGAACGTGCTGGAAAATGCCTGCAAGTTTTCAGTGGGCCATAACCAGCCCATTGTGGCCTCGCTCACGGCCCCGCCCGGCCACGTATGCCTGGAAGTGCGCGACCAGGGCATGGGCATGAGTGAAACCGACCGCCAGCAGGTGTTTGTGCCTTTCTTCCGGGCCGAGGCCGTGCGCAATGTGCCGGGCCACGGCATCGGCCTGCCGCTCACCTCCAAAATCATGGAGCTGCATGGCGGGCGCATTCAGGTAGAAAGTCAGCTGGGGCGGGGCACGCAGGTGTGGCTGATATTGCCTTTTGCATAA
- a CDS encoding SulP family inorganic anion transporter: MSQTAEKVDTNTTAASPLPGGYLSTLANDAPAGLVVFLVALPLCLGISLASGAPLLAGIITGIVGGTLVSWLSGSQLSVSGPAAGLTVIVLTAIQTLGSFEALLAATVVAGILQVILGFVKAGIIGMYFPSSVIRGMLAAIGLILILKQIPHFLGADTDYFEDNNFFQLDGQNTFSAIGDALKALSPGAILIGSVSMLVLLAWDSKAMQRLKLVKMVPAALLVVAGSIGLNLLLGSIAPTLQVQPEHMVKLPVVSSLGDLSGLLTFPDWSAFLRPATYGVAFTIAMVASLETLLSVEAVDKLDPHKRHTPQNRELKAQGVGNMVAALLGGLPMTAVIVRSSANINAGAQTKMSAFIHGLFLLLSVLLLAPVLNLIPLSALAAVLLLVGFKLTKPALYRMQWKLGWEQFLPFIITILAILFSDLLKGISIGLVVAVFFILKANYQSAYFFHHEPSREPGTFHLKLSEHVSFLNKASIVQLLDRFKPGSRVIIDGSDSEVIDYDVLEAIENFRVNALERDIDLELRQIPQVTPVGH; encoded by the coding sequence ATGAGTCAAACGGCTGAAAAAGTAGACACTAATACCACCGCCGCCAGTCCGCTACCGGGAGGCTACCTAAGCACACTGGCTAACGATGCGCCGGCCGGGCTGGTGGTATTTCTGGTGGCCCTGCCCCTGTGTCTGGGTATTTCGCTTGCCTCCGGCGCTCCGCTGCTGGCCGGCATCATTACCGGTATAGTAGGGGGTACGCTGGTATCCTGGCTGAGCGGCTCGCAGCTGAGCGTGAGCGGCCCGGCGGCCGGCCTCACCGTTATTGTGCTTACGGCCATTCAAACGCTGGGCTCCTTTGAGGCCCTGCTGGCGGCTACCGTGGTGGCCGGTATTCTGCAGGTAATACTGGGCTTCGTGAAAGCCGGTATTATTGGCATGTACTTCCCTTCGTCGGTTATCCGGGGCATGCTGGCCGCCATTGGCCTTATTCTGATTCTGAAGCAGATACCCCACTTTCTGGGGGCCGATACCGACTATTTCGAGGATAACAACTTCTTCCAGCTGGACGGCCAAAATACGTTTTCCGCCATTGGGGATGCTCTGAAAGCACTGAGCCCGGGCGCCATCCTGATTGGCAGCGTGTCTATGCTGGTGCTGCTGGCCTGGGATAGCAAAGCCATGCAGCGACTGAAGCTGGTGAAAATGGTGCCGGCCGCGCTGCTGGTAGTAGCCGGCTCTATTGGCCTGAACCTGCTGCTGGGTTCCATTGCTCCCACGCTGCAGGTGCAGCCGGAGCACATGGTAAAACTGCCCGTGGTATCCTCCCTCGGCGACCTGAGTGGCCTGCTCACCTTCCCCGACTGGAGCGCCTTTCTGCGCCCGGCTACCTACGGCGTGGCCTTCACCATTGCCATGGTAGCTTCCCTGGAAACCCTGCTGAGCGTAGAGGCCGTGGATAAACTGGACCCCCACAAGCGCCACACTCCCCAGAACCGCGAGCTGAAAGCGCAGGGCGTAGGAAACATGGTAGCTGCCCTGCTGGGTGGCCTGCCCATGACTGCCGTTATCGTGCGCAGTTCGGCCAACATCAATGCTGGCGCCCAAACCAAAATGTCGGCGTTTATCCACGGCTTGTTCCTGTTGCTGAGTGTGCTGCTGCTGGCCCCGGTGCTCAATCTGATTCCCTTATCGGCGCTGGCGGCTGTTTTGCTGTTGGTGGGCTTTAAGCTGACCAAGCCCGCCCTCTACCGTATGCAGTGGAAGCTGGGCTGGGAGCAGTTCCTGCCGTTCATTATCACTATTCTGGCCATTCTGTTCAGTGATTTGCTGAAAGGCATCAGCATTGGGCTGGTAGTAGCCGTGTTCTTCATCCTGAAAGCCAACTATCAGTCGGCGTACTTTTTCCACCACGAGCCTTCCCGCGAGCCGGGCACGTTTCACCTGAAACTGAGTGAGCACGTATCCTTTTTAAATAAGGCCAGCATCGTGCAGCTGCTGGACCGCTTCAAGCCCGGGTCCCGCGTTATCATCGATGGCTCTGACTCTGAGGTGATTGACTACGACGTGCTGGAAGCCATTGAGAACTTCCGCGTAAATGCCCTGGAGCGGGATATTGACCTAGAACTGCGCCAGATTCCGCAGGTAACTCCGGTAGGCCACTAA